One part of the Microvirga sp. TS319 genome encodes these proteins:
- a CDS encoding TRAP transporter large permease, with protein sequence MNLTSPFSLAVVAITFLAFLGLPIGHAMIAGSILYLYLAGLDMGTAAEQLLNGMYSNYIILSVPLFVLAAEFMNIGSMTDRLMAFCNALVGRFRGGLAHVNILQSIIFAGMSGSAIADAAGTGRMMQVMMTRDGRYTPSYAAALTAASSVIGPIIPPSIPMVLYALVSDASIGYLFLGGVIPGLLMALSQMIIVFITARRKNFPVEKPVPMRKLPRITWEAFPSLMMPVVLLGGIYSGVMTPTEAAAVAAAYALVISAGLYRSVSWRDFYRSLAISARTTASIGMLIAGALVFNYVVTVENIPEGVKALLSAWNLSPVGFLILVNILLLVLGCVLEGTAILLIVVPVFVPTAQALGIDLVHFGVVVVVNIMIGLITPPYGLLLFIMANISGEPLRDIVRDTLPFLFAMIVALAILTFVPETVLWLPRLFGYQG encoded by the coding sequence ATGAACCTGACAAGCCCCTTCTCGCTCGCGGTCGTTGCGATCACGTTTCTCGCCTTTCTCGGGCTGCCGATCGGCCATGCGATGATCGCGGGCTCGATCCTGTATCTTTACCTAGCCGGACTGGACATGGGAACGGCTGCGGAGCAGCTCCTGAACGGGATGTATTCCAACTACATCATCCTTTCGGTGCCCTTGTTCGTTCTGGCCGCCGAGTTCATGAACATCGGTAGCATGACCGATCGGCTCATGGCGTTCTGCAACGCTCTCGTCGGCCGCTTCCGCGGAGGATTGGCTCACGTCAACATCCTGCAGAGCATCATCTTTGCCGGCATGTCTGGTTCGGCGATCGCGGATGCCGCCGGCACAGGCCGCATGATGCAGGTGATGATGACCCGCGACGGCCGATATACGCCGAGCTATGCGGCGGCCCTGACTGCCGCGTCGTCCGTCATCGGACCGATCATCCCTCCCTCGATCCCGATGGTGCTCTACGCCCTCGTATCCGATGCCTCGATCGGATATCTGTTCCTTGGCGGCGTGATTCCTGGCCTCCTGATGGCGTTGAGTCAGATGATCATCGTCTTCATCACGGCGCGCCGCAAGAACTTCCCGGTCGAGAAGCCGGTTCCCATGCGCAAGCTGCCGCGGATCACCTGGGAAGCATTTCCCTCCCTGATGATGCCGGTCGTTCTTCTCGGTGGTATCTACAGCGGCGTGATGACGCCCACAGAGGCTGCTGCGGTGGCGGCCGCCTACGCGCTCGTCATTTCGGCTGGCCTCTATCGCAGTGTGAGCTGGCGCGACTTCTACCGATCGCTCGCGATCAGCGCACGCACGACGGCCTCCATCGGCATGCTGATCGCCGGCGCGCTCGTATTCAACTACGTTGTCACCGTCGAAAATATCCCCGAAGGCGTGAAGGCGCTGCTCTCGGCATGGAATCTCTCGCCGGTCGGTTTCCTGATCCTGGTCAACATTCTGCTGCTGGTGTTGGGCTGCGTGCTGGAAGGAACGGCGATCCTGCTCATCGTCGTGCCGGTCTTCGTTCCGACGGCGCAGGCGCTCGGCATTGATCTTGTGCATTTCGGCGTCGTGGTGGTCGTGAACATCATGATCGGCCTGATCACGCCGCCTTACGGCCTGCTTCTCTTCATCATGGCGAACATCTCCGGAGAGCCGCTGCGCGACATCGTTCGCGATACGCTCCCTTTCCTCTTCGCCATGATCGTGGCGCTCGCGATCCTTACCTTCGTGCCTGAAACCGTCCTCTGGCTCCCACGGCTGTTCGGCTATCAGGGGTGA
- a CDS encoding type II 3-dehydroquinate dehydratase, with product MSKPIYILNGPNLNRLGTREPGIYGRTTLAEVEASCREAASGRPIIFRQSNREYEIIEWVHEAIDEGGGIIINPAAFTFTSMAIMDALKMFPGPIIELHISNIHKREPIYHKSYVSPVATAVIAGLGTNGYSVALRAIFDLIGKPPAGA from the coding sequence ATGAGCAAACCGATCTACATTCTCAATGGCCCCAATCTCAATCGTCTTGGAACCCGCGAGCCGGGGATCTACGGTCGGACGACCTTGGCCGAAGTTGAGGCTTCGTGCCGTGAGGCTGCGTCTGGCCGTCCCATCATCTTCCGTCAATCCAACCGGGAATATGAGATTATCGAGTGGGTTCACGAAGCGATCGACGAAGGCGGCGGCATCATCATCAACCCGGCTGCCTTCACGTTCACGTCCATGGCCATCATGGATGCGCTGAAGATGTTCCCTGGCCCAATTATCGAGTTGCACATCTCGAACATCCACAAGCGCGAGCCGATCTATCACAAGTCCTATGTCTCCCCGGTAGCGACGGCCGTCATCGCGGGCCTTGGCACGAACGGCTATTCCGTGGCCTTACGGGCCATATTCGACCTGATCGGCAAGCCGCCTGCCGGGGCCTGA
- a CDS encoding shikimate dehydrogenase, producing the protein MTEEPSHEAESRTGKARDVGVCPSVLVGLVGTGIQASRTPRLHEQEGAEQGLRYVYKLIDLEMFGLDASALLDILKAARYFGFAGLNITHPCKQAIIPLLDDLSPDAAALGAVNTVVLKNGRSIGHNTDWWGFAESFRRELSDVRRSRVVQFGAGGAGAAVAHALLTLGTGEVIVVDQDDGRAQRLVATLRERFGQSRAATGIPVADAMATADGMVNATPLGMAKYPGMAVPADLLRSDLWVADIVYFPLETELLAQARAHGCRTMSGGGMAVFQAVGAFRLFTGREPDATRMLQHFSAM; encoded by the coding sequence ATGACGGAAGAGCCATCCCATGAAGCCGAATCCCGGACCGGCAAGGCCAGGGATGTTGGGGTCTGCCCGTCAGTTCTCGTCGGATTGGTCGGCACCGGCATCCAGGCCTCCCGAACGCCGCGCCTTCACGAGCAGGAAGGGGCCGAGCAGGGATTGCGATATGTTTACAAGCTGATCGACTTGGAAATGTTCGGCCTTGATGCGAGCGCCCTGCTCGACATCCTCAAGGCTGCCCGGTATTTCGGCTTTGCGGGCCTCAACATCACCCATCCCTGCAAGCAGGCCATCATTCCGCTTCTCGACGACTTGTCGCCAGACGCGGCGGCACTGGGGGCCGTCAACACGGTGGTGCTGAAGAATGGTCGAAGCATCGGACACAACACCGATTGGTGGGGCTTTGCGGAAAGCTTCCGGCGCGAGTTGTCCGATGTGCGCCGCAGCCGTGTGGTTCAGTTCGGCGCCGGGGGCGCCGGCGCGGCCGTTGCCCATGCCCTCCTGACGCTGGGCACGGGGGAAGTCATTGTCGTCGATCAGGATGACGGCCGCGCCCAACGTCTCGTCGCGACGTTGCGCGAACGGTTCGGCCAAAGCCGTGCAGCAACCGGCATTCCTGTTGCTGACGCAATGGCGACGGCCGATGGAATGGTCAATGCAACACCCCTCGGCATGGCAAAGTATCCCGGCATGGCCGTTCCGGCCGATCTGCTGCGCTCGGATCTCTGGGTCGCGGATATCGTCTATTTTCCCCTGGAGACCGAGTTGCTCGCCCAGGCGCGCGCTCACGGCTGCCGCACCATGTCCGGCGGCGGAATGGCCGTTTTCCAGGCCGTTGGCGCCTTCCGTCTCTTCACGGGCCGCGAACCGGATGCCACCCGGATGCTCCAACACTTCAGCGCGATGTAA
- a CDS encoding CsbD family protein: MDWNRVEGNWKQVKGKIKEQWGNLTDDDLNVINGQRDQLEGKIQERYGLEKDRVRQDVDDWYNRQTW; encoded by the coding sequence ATGGACTGGAACCGGGTCGAGGGCAACTGGAAGCAGGTCAAGGGCAAAATCAAGGAGCAGTGGGGTAATCTCACGGACGACGATCTGAATGTCATCAATGGCCAGCGTGATCAGCTCGAAGGCAAGATCCAAGAACGCTATGGTCTCGAAAAGGACCGTGTACGCCAGGATGTCGATGACTGGTACAACCGCCAGACTTGGTAA
- a CDS encoding IlvD/Edd family dehydratase, with amino-acid sequence MTEKKRLRSQAWFGRQDKMGFYYRSFLKNSGFPQDQFEGRPVIGICNTWSELTPCNAHFRTLAEHVRYGVLDAGGFPLEFPVSSLGEVTMRPTAMLFRNLAAMDVEEALRAHPLDGVVLLMGCDKTTPALLMGAASADLPTIGVSGGPQLRGVYRGTYIGSGTNIISMSEQLRAGEVSLPEFHEAEGGMNRSAGHCMTMGTGSTMAAMVEALGVGLPENAAIPAADARRNHLARRAGRRIVEMVQEDLVLSQILTRPAFENAIRTLAAIGGSTNAVVHLLAIAGRAGIDLTLDDFDRLGRDIHCLVDLMPSGRFLMEDFYYAGGLPVVLRSLGERGLLHKEAPTVNGKPLWDNVKDAPCWNREVITPFEQPFKPDAGIAILRGNLAPDGAVIKPSAASPGLMQHTGRAVVFETIEELHERIDDDSLDIDESCVMVLKNCGPKGYPGMAEVGNMPLPQKLLRKGVRDMIRISDARMSGTAYGTVVLHVAPEAAAGGPLALVQNGDLITLDVAARSLHLHVEAAELERRRAAWTPPAAHASRGYVKMYVDHVMQADQGADLDFLVGKTGAPVPRDNH; translated from the coding sequence ATGACTGAGAAGAAGCGCCTGCGCAGCCAGGCCTGGTTTGGCCGCCAGGACAAGATGGGCTTTTATTATCGCTCGTTCCTGAAGAACAGCGGGTTCCCGCAGGATCAGTTCGAAGGCCGCCCGGTGATCGGGATCTGCAACACCTGGTCCGAACTGACGCCGTGCAATGCCCATTTCCGCACGCTGGCCGAGCACGTGCGATACGGGGTGCTGGATGCCGGCGGCTTCCCGCTCGAGTTTCCGGTCTCGTCGCTCGGCGAGGTCACCATGCGGCCGACCGCCATGCTGTTTCGCAACCTCGCCGCGATGGACGTGGAAGAGGCCCTGCGGGCCCACCCGCTCGACGGCGTGGTCCTGCTCATGGGCTGCGACAAGACCACGCCGGCCCTGCTGATGGGCGCGGCCTCCGCCGACCTGCCGACCATCGGCGTCTCGGGCGGGCCGCAGCTGCGCGGCGTCTATCGCGGCACCTATATCGGCTCGGGCACCAACATCATCTCGATGAGCGAGCAGCTGCGCGCCGGCGAAGTCAGCCTCCCGGAGTTCCACGAGGCCGAAGGCGGCATGAACCGCTCGGCCGGGCATTGCATGACCATGGGCACCGGCTCGACCATGGCCGCGATGGTCGAGGCGCTCGGCGTCGGCCTGCCGGAGAATGCCGCCATTCCGGCCGCCGATGCCCGCCGCAACCACCTCGCCCGCCGGGCGGGCCGGCGCATCGTCGAAATGGTGCAGGAGGATCTGGTTCTCTCGCAGATCCTGACCCGCCCGGCCTTCGAGAACGCCATCCGCACCCTGGCCGCCATCGGCGGCTCGACCAACGCCGTCGTGCATCTGCTGGCGATCGCCGGACGGGCCGGGATCGACCTGACGCTGGACGATTTCGACCGGCTCGGCCGCGACATCCACTGCCTCGTCGACCTGATGCCGTCGGGCCGCTTCCTGATGGAGGATTTCTACTACGCGGGCGGCCTGCCGGTGGTGCTGCGGAGCCTCGGCGAGCGCGGTCTGCTGCACAAGGAGGCGCCGACCGTCAACGGCAAGCCGCTCTGGGACAACGTCAAGGACGCGCCCTGCTGGAACCGGGAGGTGATCACCCCGTTCGAGCAGCCGTTCAAGCCGGATGCCGGCATCGCGATCCTGCGCGGCAATCTTGCGCCCGATGGCGCCGTCATCAAGCCGTCCGCGGCCTCGCCCGGGCTGATGCAGCATACCGGCCGGGCCGTGGTCTTCGAGACCATCGAGGAGCTGCACGAGCGGATCGACGACGACAGCCTCGACATCGACGAGAGCTGCGTCATGGTGCTGAAGAACTGCGGCCCGAAGGGCTATCCCGGGATGGCCGAGGTCGGCAACATGCCGCTGCCCCAGAAGCTGCTCAGGAAGGGCGTGCGCGACATGATCCGGATCTCGGATGCGCGCATGTCGGGCACGGCGTACGGCACGGTGGTTCTGCACGTGGCCCCGGAAGCGGCCGCCGGCGGACCGCTGGCGCTGGTGCAGAACGGGGATCTGATCACGCTCGACGTCGCGGCGCGCAGCCTGCATCTTCATGTGGAGGCGGCGGAACTGGAGCGCCGGCGCGCGGCCTGGACGCCCCCGGCGGCCCATGCTTCCCGCGGCTATGTGAAGATGTATGTCGATCACGTCATGCAGGCGGACCAAGGGGCCGACCTCGATTTCCTGGTCGGAAAAACCGGGGCGCCCGTGCCGCGCGACAATCACTGA